The following are from one region of the Moritella sp. 24 genome:
- a CDS encoding DNA-binding protein, translating to MSLQHIADAANQLAREGKKPSVALIKSRISQPASLREIIETLKTWQFNPNADIPTNDSPAVTTTDVADPTAALIADAIASVREEFAPLRQEVTELKAEIAALKKALLTQ from the coding sequence ATGAGCCTACAACATATTGCTGATGCCGCAAACCAATTGGCTCGAGAAGGAAAAAAACCCTCTGTTGCACTGATTAAATCACGGATCTCACAACCAGCCAGTTTACGCGAGATTATCGAAACATTGAAAACATGGCAGTTTAATCCAAATGCGGACATACCAACAAACGACAGCCCTGCGGTAACAACAACGGATGTAGCAGACCCAACTGCTGCGCTTATTGCTGATGCAATCGCGTCTGTACGTGAAGAGTTCGCGCCACTACGCCAAGAAGTGACAGAACTAAAAGCTGAAATAGCAGCATTAAAAAAAGCCCTATTAACACAATAA